One window of the Paenibacillus beijingensis genome contains the following:
- a CDS encoding efflux RND transporter periplasmic adaptor subunit: protein MSTKWWTGNLCKAAAAVSLSVSLLVAGGCSLLPKEQQEEVLPEITPPTISKKPEYEVTTATLETKVQAVGKLISLKEETLYYTLDGKRLKNLYITPGQKVQAGQVIAELDVEDMTKNLRNQKLQFRKDETAMKETLAKRDSMDPVEFEEARIAFEEKRQAITDLEAEIAKATLKAPFSGTIVQLNVQKGDAVKAYDPVCIVADTAQLVPAAKFTQDDLAQVAAGMPVVVEINNAGQFRGKVKQLPVVTANDNNGNGGNGGNGGNGNGGGNVERPQDFLLAQLDKPLQNASRGTPLSISIITKRKENAIVIPLSALRTLGSRNYVQVAEGEAKREVDVEVGQQTATQVEILNGLTPGQKVVGR, encoded by the coding sequence ATGTCTACGAAATGGTGGACGGGAAATTTATGTAAAGCTGCCGCAGCCGTTTCGCTCAGCGTTTCGCTGCTTGTCGCAGGCGGTTGCTCGCTGCTGCCGAAAGAACAGCAGGAGGAGGTTCTCCCTGAAATTACGCCGCCTACGATATCGAAGAAACCCGAGTACGAGGTGACAACCGCAACGCTGGAAACGAAAGTGCAGGCGGTCGGCAAGCTCATTTCCCTGAAAGAAGAAACGCTGTACTATACGCTCGACGGCAAAAGATTAAAGAACTTATACATAACGCCCGGTCAAAAAGTGCAGGCCGGGCAAGTAATTGCCGAACTTGACGTCGAGGATATGACGAAAAACCTGCGGAACCAGAAGCTGCAGTTCCGCAAGGATGAAACGGCGATGAAAGAAACGCTGGCGAAGCGCGATTCGATGGATCCGGTCGAATTCGAGGAGGCGAGGATTGCCTTTGAAGAAAAAAGGCAGGCGATAACGGATCTGGAAGCCGAAATCGCCAAAGCGACGCTGAAGGCGCCTTTCTCCGGCACGATCGTGCAGCTGAATGTACAAAAAGGCGATGCGGTCAAAGCTTACGATCCCGTCTGCATCGTAGCCGATACGGCGCAGCTCGTTCCGGCCGCCAAGTTCACGCAGGACGATCTGGCACAAGTGGCCGCCGGCATGCCGGTAGTCGTGGAGATCAACAACGCCGGCCAGTTCAGAGGCAAAGTGAAGCAGCTGCCGGTTGTAACGGCAAACGATAACAACGGCAACGGCGGAAATGGGGGGAACGGCGGGAACGGAAACGGAGGCGGCAATGTGGAGCGCCCGCAGGATTTCCTGCTGGCGCAGCTGGATAAACCGCTGCAGAACGCCAGCCGCGGAACGCCGCTTTCCATCAGCATTATTACGAAGCGGAAAGAAAACGCGATTGTTATTCCGCTTTCCGCCTTGCGTACGCTCGGTTCACGCAACTATGTGCAGGTGGCGGAGGGAGAAGCCAAGCGCGAAGTCGATGTCGAAGTCGGACAGCAGACGGCCACCCAGGTCGAAATACTGAACGGGCTTACCCCAGGGCAGAAAGTGGTGGGTCGATAG
- the pyrE gene encoding orotate phosphoribosyltransferase — protein MSTITTQQLPREIAGKLLDIEAVALRPSEPFTWTSGLKSPIYCDNRLTMSYPEVRELIAEGFAALIREQYPDAEVIAGTATAGIPHAAWVAQKLNLPMVYIRDKAKGHGKQNQIEGRVQAGQKVVVIEDLISTGGSSLKAALAVREAGATVSAVLAIFSYQFPQAGQAFADAGMPLATLSNYSALIEVAAQRGIVREGEIASLQAWREDPQSYGK, from the coding sequence ATGAGTACGATTACGACTCAGCAGCTGCCGCGCGAAATCGCCGGCAAACTGCTTGACATTGAAGCGGTCGCACTGCGGCCGAGCGAGCCGTTCACCTGGACATCGGGACTGAAATCGCCGATCTACTGCGACAATCGGCTGACGATGTCGTATCCGGAAGTGCGCGAGCTGATTGCCGAAGGGTTCGCCGCACTCATCCGCGAGCAATACCCGGATGCGGAAGTGATTGCGGGCACGGCAACGGCCGGCATTCCCCATGCGGCCTGGGTGGCGCAAAAGCTGAACCTGCCGATGGTCTACATCCGCGATAAAGCGAAAGGCCACGGCAAGCAAAACCAGATTGAAGGCCGTGTACAGGCGGGACAAAAGGTGGTCGTCATCGAGGACCTGATCTCCACGGGCGGCAGCTCGCTGAAAGCGGCGCTCGCCGTGCGCGAGGCGGGTGCGACCGTCAGCGCAGTACTGGCCATTTTCTCCTATCAATTCCCGCAGGCGGGGCAAGCTTTTGCGGATGCGGGCATGCCGCTTGCAACGCTCTCTAATTACTCGGCGCTGATCGAAGTGGCGGCCCAGCGCGGCATCGTTCGCGAAGGAGAGATCGCTTCGCTTCAGGCTTGGCGGGAAGATCCGCAATCGTACGGCAAGTAG
- the carB gene encoding carbamoyl-phosphate synthase large subunit yields the protein MPRNNTLKKILVIGSGPIVIGQAAEFDYAGTQACQALKEEGYEVVLINSNPATIMTDTNMADKVYIEPITLDFVTQIIRQERPDGLLPTLGGQTGLNMAVELARAGVLERENVKLLGTQLTAIEKAEDRDLFRDLMRELEQPVPESTIVTTVEEAVDFAKEIGYPIIVRPAYTLGGTGGGICATEAELLETVSAGIRYSPIGQCLIEKSIAGMKEVEYEVMRDSADNCIVVCNMENFDPVGVHTGDSIVVAPSQTLSDREYQMLRSASLKIIRALNIEGGCNVQFALDPFSFQYYVIEVNPRVSRSSALASKATGYPIAKMAAKIAVGYTLDEIVNPVTGQTYACFEPTLDYIVSKIPRWPFDKFTSANRKLGTQMKATGEVMAIGRTFEESIHKAVRSLEIGAHRIHLPEAKELSDEVLRTRLAKPDDERMFLIAEAFRRGYKLQEIQDITKVDWWFLDKIESIIAFEDAIRRETVLSRETLYQAKRKGFSDRSIAELRREGGQKTYTADMEIRKLRMELDIKPVYKMVDTCAAEFEATTPYYYSTYEVENEVTETNKEKVLVLGSGPIRIGQGIEFDYSTVHAVWAIQKAGYEAVIINNNPETVSTDFSTSDRLYFEPLFLEDVLNVIEQEKPIGVIVQFGGQTAINLAAPLSKAGVRILGSSLESIDTAEDRKKFEALLRSLNIAQPEGSTVTNVEEAVVTAQKLGYPVLVRPSYVLGGRAMEIVYSDEELLSYMKEAVKINPEHPVLIDRYMLGKEAEVDAICDGETVVIPGIMEHVERAGVHSGDSIAVYPPQSLSDDIKAQIIDITTKIAKALKVVGLVNIQFVIHQEQVYVIEVNPRSSRTVPFLSKVTNLPMANLATQAILGTKLASLGHVDGLWPEDEYVSVKVPVFSFAKLRRVDPTLTPEMKSTGEVMGRDVLYAKALYKGLIGAGMRIPQTGSIIATVADKDKEEATELLRGFYAIGYKIIATGGTADALEKAGLRVKRVNKLSEGSPNILDLIRSGQAQFVVNTLTKGKTPERDGFRIRREAVENGVVCMTSLDTVRALLNMLETLNFSSRAMPVLK from the coding sequence ATGCCCAGAAATAATACGCTCAAAAAAATTCTCGTCATCGGATCCGGTCCGATCGTCATCGGACAAGCGGCTGAATTCGACTATGCCGGCACCCAGGCCTGCCAGGCGCTGAAAGAGGAAGGCTATGAGGTCGTCCTGATCAACAGCAATCCGGCCACCATTATGACCGATACGAACATGGCCGATAAAGTATATATCGAACCGATCACCCTCGATTTCGTGACTCAAATTATCCGCCAGGAGCGCCCGGACGGACTGCTGCCGACGCTCGGCGGACAGACCGGTCTCAACATGGCCGTCGAGCTGGCGCGCGCAGGCGTGCTGGAACGCGAGAACGTGAAGCTGCTCGGAACGCAGCTGACGGCAATTGAGAAAGCGGAAGACCGGGACCTGTTCCGCGATCTGATGCGCGAGCTGGAACAGCCGGTTCCGGAAAGCACGATCGTGACGACGGTCGAGGAAGCGGTCGACTTCGCGAAAGAAATCGGCTATCCGATCATCGTCCGTCCGGCGTATACGCTGGGCGGAACGGGCGGCGGCATCTGCGCTACGGAGGCCGAACTGCTGGAAACCGTTTCGGCCGGTATCCGGTACAGCCCGATCGGACAGTGCCTGATCGAGAAATCGATCGCGGGCATGAAAGAAGTGGAATATGAAGTGATGCGCGACAGCGCCGACAACTGCATCGTCGTATGTAATATGGAGAACTTCGATCCTGTCGGCGTTCATACCGGCGACAGCATCGTCGTGGCGCCGAGCCAGACTTTGTCCGATCGCGAATACCAAATGCTGCGCTCCGCGTCGCTGAAAATTATCCGCGCGCTGAACATCGAGGGCGGCTGTAACGTGCAGTTCGCGCTGGATCCGTTCAGCTTCCAATATTACGTCATCGAAGTTAACCCGCGGGTCAGCCGCTCTTCGGCGCTCGCATCCAAAGCGACCGGTTACCCGATCGCCAAGATGGCGGCCAAAATCGCCGTCGGCTACACGCTGGACGAAATCGTCAACCCGGTAACGGGCCAAACGTACGCATGCTTCGAGCCGACGCTGGACTATATCGTATCGAAAATTCCGCGCTGGCCGTTCGACAAATTCACTTCCGCCAACCGCAAGCTGGGCACCCAGATGAAAGCGACCGGCGAAGTGATGGCAATCGGCCGGACGTTTGAGGAATCGATTCATAAAGCGGTCCGCTCGCTGGAAATCGGCGCCCACCGCATCCATCTGCCGGAGGCGAAAGAGCTTTCGGACGAAGTGCTGCGCACGCGCCTGGCGAAGCCGGACGACGAGCGGATGTTCCTGATCGCCGAAGCGTTCCGCCGCGGCTATAAGCTGCAGGAAATTCAGGACATTACGAAAGTGGACTGGTGGTTCCTCGATAAAATCGAGTCGATCATCGCGTTCGAAGACGCGATCCGCCGCGAAACCGTCCTGAGCCGTGAAACGCTGTACCAAGCGAAACGCAAAGGCTTCTCCGACCGTTCGATCGCCGAGCTGCGCCGCGAAGGCGGACAGAAGACGTATACGGCCGATATGGAAATCCGCAAGCTGCGGATGGAGCTGGACATTAAACCGGTCTACAAAATGGTTGACACGTGCGCCGCCGAGTTCGAAGCTACGACGCCGTATTATTACTCGACCTATGAAGTCGAGAACGAAGTGACCGAAACGAACAAGGAGAAAGTGCTTGTGCTCGGCTCCGGTCCGATCCGGATCGGCCAAGGCATCGAGTTCGACTACTCGACCGTACATGCGGTGTGGGCGATTCAAAAAGCCGGCTATGAAGCCGTCATCATCAACAACAACCCGGAGACGGTATCGACCGACTTCAGCACTTCCGACCGTCTCTACTTCGAGCCGCTCTTCCTGGAAGACGTTCTGAACGTCATCGAGCAGGAGAAGCCGATCGGCGTCATCGTGCAGTTCGGAGGACAAACCGCGATCAATCTTGCGGCGCCGCTGTCCAAAGCGGGAGTGCGCATTCTCGGCTCCAGCCTCGAGAGCATCGACACGGCCGAGGACCGCAAAAAATTCGAAGCGCTGCTCCGCAGCCTGAACATCGCGCAGCCGGAAGGCAGCACGGTGACGAATGTGGAAGAAGCGGTTGTAACGGCGCAAAAACTCGGATACCCGGTACTGGTGCGGCCTTCTTACGTCCTTGGCGGACGTGCAATGGAGATCGTATACTCCGATGAGGAACTGCTCAGTTACATGAAGGAAGCGGTCAAAATCAATCCGGAGCATCCGGTTCTGATCGACCGCTACATGCTCGGCAAGGAAGCGGAAGTCGACGCGATTTGCGACGGCGAAACGGTTGTCATTCCGGGCATCATGGAGCATGTGGAACGCGCAGGCGTCCACTCCGGCGACTCGATCGCGGTATACCCGCCGCAGTCGCTGTCCGATGACATCAAGGCGCAAATTATCGACATTACGACGAAGATCGCCAAAGCGCTCAAAGTGGTCGGTCTGGTCAACATCCAGTTCGTCATCCATCAGGAGCAGGTTTACGTCATCGAGGTGAACCCGCGTTCCTCGCGTACGGTTCCGTTCCTCAGCAAAGTGACGAACCTGCCGATGGCCAACCTGGCGACGCAGGCGATTCTCGGAACGAAGCTGGCGAGCCTCGGCCATGTCGACGGCCTGTGGCCGGAAGACGAGTACGTGTCGGTGAAAGTGCCGGTCTTCTCCTTCGCCAAGCTCCGCCGCGTCGACCCGACGCTGACGCCGGAAATGAAATCGACCGGCGAAGTTATGGGACGCGATGTGCTGTACGCGAAGGCGCTGTACAAAGGGCTGATCGGAGCGGGCATGCGCATTCCGCAAACGGGCTCCATTATCGCTACCGTAGCGGATAAAGACAAAGAAGAAGCGACGGAGCTGCTGCGCGGATTTTACGCCATCGGCTACAAAATCATCGCGACAGGCGGTACGGCGGACGCCCTCGAGAAGGCGGGACTGCGCGTGAAACGGGTGAACAAGCTGAGCGAAGGCTCACCGAACATTCTCGACCTGATCCGCAGCGGCCAGGCGCAATTCGTCGTCAATACGCTGACGAAGGGCAAAACGCCGGAGCGCGACGGCTTCCGCATCCGCCGCGAAGCGGTCGAAAACGGCGTCGTCTGCATGACATCCCTTGACACGGTGCGCGCGCTGCTGAACATGCTGGAGACACTCAACTTCTCCTCGCGTGCGATGCCGGTGCTTAAATAA
- a CDS encoding ABC transporter permease, with translation MSTAGNRVKTARSPSKGNRKKGSLFTGTIPFLLTCWKVNLAGAMEFRMSFFMTAGMMFLNNMIWMFFWSLFFNRFPTVNGWQLQDVMLMWAVGTAGFGWTSVLLGNYNRIAAIAASGQLDVYLTQPKPVLLHVLASRMSLTAIGDFLFGLCIYAFVGDFSPGGLLRFALGVLIAGLIFLFFNLGAGSLAFYIGNAEGLSFQLFNSFIMLTTYPTDIFKGFARIILFTAVPAGFISYMPIGLLRGAQPGFVYGSLIALIFLAVSSLLLFHRGLRRYSSGNLTGMRSG, from the coding sequence ATGTCAACGGCGGGTAACCGGGTTAAGACGGCGCGGTCGCCGTCAAAGGGCAATCGTAAAAAAGGAAGCCTCTTCACGGGCACGATACCTTTTCTGCTCACATGCTGGAAGGTGAATCTGGCCGGGGCGATGGAGTTCAGAATGAGCTTTTTCATGACGGCCGGTATGATGTTTTTGAACAATATGATCTGGATGTTTTTTTGGAGTCTGTTTTTCAACCGTTTCCCGACGGTTAACGGCTGGCAGCTGCAGGATGTCATGCTGATGTGGGCGGTCGGGACGGCCGGTTTCGGCTGGACCAGCGTCCTGCTCGGCAATTACAACCGGATCGCCGCCATTGCCGCCTCCGGGCAGCTCGACGTTTACTTGACCCAGCCGAAGCCGGTGCTGCTCCATGTTCTGGCCAGCCGTATGTCGCTGACGGCAATCGGAGACTTTCTGTTCGGACTTTGCATCTATGCTTTTGTGGGCGATTTTTCTCCCGGAGGTTTGCTCAGGTTCGCGCTGGGAGTGCTCATTGCCGGACTGATCTTTCTGTTTTTCAACTTGGGGGCCGGCTCGCTCGCCTTTTACATCGGCAATGCCGAAGGGCTGTCGTTCCAGCTGTTCAACAGTTTTATTATGCTGACGACGTATCCGACCGATATATTCAAAGGATTCGCCCGTATCATTTTGTTCACGGCCGTTCCCGCAGGATTTATCAGCTACATGCCGATCGGTCTGCTGCGGGGGGCGCAGCCGGGTTTCGTATACGGCTCGTTAATCGCCCTCATCTTTTTGGCGGTATCGTCGCTTTTGCTTTTTCACCGGGGACTTAGGCGCTACAGCTCGGGCAATTTGACGGGGATGAGAAGCGGGTAG
- a CDS encoding ABC transporter ATP-binding protein: MGLFKKSGAAAKAGLEQLPGSSGAEPSPPAAGLSSPATGTEAGRTDTHRSGEAAYAGEAVEPVSEAGANPLLTVSGVERTFQVGGAPLHVLKGIDMEVAPRSLVMLRGRSGSGKTTLLNMLGGLDRPSKGEIWFNGQPVHQMSDNERTVLRREQMGFIFQAFALMPLLSAWENVELSLRMAGTPRREWKERVARCLELVGLEKRMKHRPFELSGGEQQRVAIAKAIAHRPMLLLADEPTAELDSQMSAQIMSVFRTIIKTEKVTICMTTHDPTILEVADHVYEMVDGKFM, from the coding sequence ATGGGCTTGTTTAAAAAATCGGGAGCCGCTGCCAAAGCCGGTTTGGAGCAACTGCCCGGAAGTTCCGGAGCCGAGCCTTCTCCGCCTGCAGCGGGATTAAGCAGCCCCGCAACCGGAACTGAAGCAGGTCGGACGGATACTCACCGCAGTGGGGAAGCGGCTTATGCCGGCGAAGCAGTTGAACCTGTCTCGGAAGCCGGGGCCAATCCTCTATTAACCGTAAGCGGGGTAGAGCGGACCTTTCAGGTCGGCGGCGCACCGCTGCATGTGCTGAAAGGAATTGATATGGAGGTTGCCCCCCGAAGCCTTGTTATGCTGCGGGGCCGTTCCGGCTCGGGCAAGACGACGCTGCTCAATATGCTGGGCGGGCTGGACAGGCCGAGCAAGGGGGAAATTTGGTTCAACGGGCAGCCGGTGCATCAAATGTCCGACAATGAGCGGACGGTTCTGCGCCGCGAGCAGATGGGCTTTATTTTCCAGGCATTCGCGCTTATGCCGCTGCTGTCGGCCTGGGAAAATGTCGAGCTCTCGCTGCGTATGGCGGGCACGCCGCGCAGGGAGTGGAAGGAGCGGGTCGCCCGCTGCCTGGAGCTGGTCGGACTGGAGAAGCGGATGAAGCACCGCCCGTTCGAGCTGTCCGGCGGGGAGCAGCAGCGTGTGGCCATCGCCAAGGCGATTGCGCACCGTCCGATGCTGCTGCTTGCGGACGAACCGACGGCGGAGCTGGATTCGCAGATGTCCGCTCAAATCATGTCCGTTTTCCGGACGATCATCAAGACGGAGAAAGTTACAATTTGTATGACGACTCACGATCCTACGATTTTGGAGGTTGCCGATCATGTCTACGAAATGGTGGACGGGAAATTTATGTAA
- a CDS encoding ABC transporter permease, translating to MMLPSTRYSLRRQTALKLGKYTAVGKISLRQQFAYVTDFLLRSLFLLLILFVFMQLWRAAYAGVGAGHGTMAGFSLKQIIWYLVFTEAVTMACPHLCQKIEDEVKNGDIAVRLLTPLSYIGYHYFSYMAEAALRFIVNLAIGSAIGWLLVGAPQLGAGWAGMAALVLGALSLAFILNMTIALCAFWVEETRGLEFVLQKLQFTVGGMLIPLDLMPYWLQRVCAWLPFRAVLYFPARIGVAFDARLLAEFAAIQAAWIGALAAFVVWLYRKGVRKLNVNGG from the coding sequence ATGATGCTTCCAAGCACCCGGTATAGCTTAAGGCGGCAGACGGCGCTCAAGCTGGGCAAATATACGGCCGTCGGTAAAATCTCGCTCCGCCAGCAGTTTGCGTATGTGACCGATTTTCTGCTGCGCTCGCTGTTTTTGCTGCTGATCCTGTTCGTTTTTATGCAGCTGTGGCGGGCCGCTTATGCGGGAGTGGGCGCGGGTCACGGCACGATGGCGGGATTTTCGCTCAAGCAGATCATCTGGTATCTCGTCTTCACGGAGGCGGTGACGATGGCGTGTCCGCACCTGTGCCAGAAAATTGAGGACGAGGTGAAAAACGGCGACATTGCGGTCCGTCTGCTAACGCCGCTCTCCTATATCGGCTATCACTATTTCTCGTACATGGCCGAGGCGGCGCTGCGCTTTATCGTCAATCTCGCGATCGGCTCCGCCATCGGCTGGCTGCTTGTCGGGGCGCCTCAGCTCGGAGCGGGCTGGGCGGGAATGGCCGCGCTTGTTCTGGGGGCGCTCAGTCTCGCTTTTATCCTTAATATGACGATTGCACTGTGCGCCTTCTGGGTGGAGGAGACGCGCGGATTGGAATTTGTGCTGCAGAAGCTGCAGTTTACGGTTGGCGGTATGCTCATCCCGCTCGATTTGATGCCTTACTGGCTGCAGCGGGTATGCGCGTGGCTCCCTTTTCGCGCGGTACTGTACTTCCCGGCCCGGATAGGAGTTGCGTTCGATGCCCGGCTGCTGGCCGAGTTTGCGGCGATTCAGGCAGCCTGGATCGGAGCGCTTGCGGCATTTGTCGTCTGGTTGTACCGGAAAGGGGTGCGAAAGCTGAATGTCAACGGCGGGTAA
- a CDS encoding carbamoyl phosphate synthase small subunit — translation MQARLILEDGTVFTGQSFGSDAQKTGEVVFNTGITGYQEVLSDPSYCGQIVTMTYPLIGNYGITRDDFETVAPFIHGFAVRRHEPVPSNWRAECSIDWLLKEHGIPGISDIDTRMLTRKLRAYGTMKGILTTGNARVEELLEQLGASPLMTDQVPRTSTKHIFTSPGNGERIVLVDFGAKSGILRELTKRGCDVVVVPHDTTADQIRRLNPDGIQLSNGPGDPKDVPHAVKMIQELLGEFPIFGICLGHQLFALACGADTTKLKFGHRGGNHPVKELESGRCYITSQNHGYTVLEESIKGTPLNVTHINNNDKTIEGLKHNQYPAFSVQYHPEAAPGPHDSSYLFDEFLELIRTHRTNNPSKPRQAQLSETLKGELQYAQK, via the coding sequence ATGCAAGCGAGACTTATTTTGGAAGACGGCACGGTTTTCACGGGTCAATCGTTCGGATCGGACGCGCAGAAAACAGGCGAAGTCGTTTTTAATACAGGAATTACCGGTTACCAGGAAGTATTGTCCGATCCGTCGTACTGTGGACAGATCGTCACGATGACGTACCCGCTGATCGGCAACTACGGCATTACGCGCGACGACTTCGAAACGGTGGCGCCGTTCATTCACGGCTTTGCGGTCCGCCGCCACGAGCCGGTGCCGAGCAATTGGCGCGCTGAATGCTCGATCGACTGGCTGCTGAAGGAGCATGGTATCCCAGGCATCAGCGACATCGATACGCGTATGCTTACCCGCAAGCTTCGCGCTTACGGCACGATGAAAGGCATTTTGACGACCGGCAACGCACGTGTTGAAGAGCTGCTCGAGCAGCTTGGCGCATCGCCGCTTATGACCGATCAGGTGCCGCGCACTTCGACGAAACATATTTTCACGAGCCCCGGCAACGGCGAGCGGATCGTACTCGTCGACTTCGGCGCGAAAAGCGGTATTTTGCGCGAGCTGACAAAGCGCGGCTGCGACGTTGTTGTCGTGCCGCACGATACGACTGCCGATCAAATCCGCCGCTTGAACCCGGACGGCATTCAGCTGTCCAACGGCCCTGGGGACCCGAAAGACGTGCCTCACGCGGTTAAAATGATCCAGGAGCTGCTCGGCGAATTCCCGATCTTCGGCATTTGCCTCGGCCATCAGCTGTTCGCGCTCGCTTGCGGGGCGGACACGACGAAGCTTAAATTCGGCCACCGCGGCGGCAATCATCCCGTGAAGGAGCTTGAATCCGGACGCTGCTACATTACGTCCCAGAACCACGGCTACACCGTGCTTGAGGAGTCAATCAAAGGGACGCCGCTGAACGTGACCCATATCAACAATAACGATAAAACGATCGAGGGCTTGAAACATAACCAGTACCCGGCCTTTTCAGTTCAGTACCATCCCGAAGCGGCGCCGGGCCCACATGACTCCAGTTACCTGTTTGACGAATTCCTGGAGCTGATCCGCACCCATCGCACGAACAATCCGAGCAAACCGCGTCAAGCCCAGCTTTCGGAAACGTTGAAAGGAGAACTGCAGTATGCCCAGAAATAA
- the pyrF gene encoding orotidine-5'-phosphate decarboxylase, protein MAQTAISREAAAGKVMVALDYPDAAAAETLLKQLEGIPCYMKVGMQLFYAAGPAFVGRLKERGYRVFLDVKMHDIPNTVKGGANSVTKLGVDMFNVHAAGGRSMMEAALEGVDAALSGGSSLQRPTVIAVTQLTSTSMQVLNEEIGIGGTVADAVVRYAGLAKQAGLDGVVASPQEVVLIKEACGTEFQTVTPGIRPAGSAVGDQSRIMTPGEALRQGTDFMVIGRPITAAGDPRQALESILEELVSK, encoded by the coding sequence ATGGCGCAAACCGCAATTTCGCGCGAGGCGGCGGCCGGCAAAGTGATGGTCGCGCTCGATTATCCCGATGCGGCGGCGGCAGAGACGCTGCTGAAGCAGCTGGAAGGCATTCCGTGTTATATGAAAGTGGGCATGCAGCTGTTTTATGCGGCCGGTCCGGCTTTTGTGGGCCGATTGAAGGAGCGCGGCTACCGCGTTTTTCTCGACGTGAAGATGCACGACATTCCGAACACCGTCAAAGGCGGCGCAAACAGCGTGACGAAGCTCGGGGTCGACATGTTCAACGTCCATGCGGCCGGAGGCCGGTCGATGATGGAAGCGGCGCTGGAAGGCGTCGATGCCGCGCTGTCCGGCGGTTCTTCGCTGCAGCGGCCGACCGTCATTGCCGTTACGCAGCTGACGAGCACGAGCATGCAAGTACTTAACGAGGAGATCGGCATCGGCGGCACGGTGGCGGATGCCGTCGTCCGCTATGCGGGTTTGGCGAAGCAGGCGGGACTTGACGGCGTCGTCGCTTCCCCGCAGGAAGTCGTACTTATTAAAGAGGCGTGCGGAACGGAATTCCAAACGGTAACGCCGGGCATTCGGCCGGCCGGATCGGCCGTAGGCGATCAATCCCGGATTATGACGCCGGGAGAGGCGCTGCGCCAAGGCACGGACTTTATGGTGATCGGACGGCCGATTACGGCAGCCGGCGATCCCCGCCAGGCGCTTGAATCCATACTTGAGGAGCTGGTATCGAAATGA
- a CDS encoding ABC transporter ATP-binding protein, translated as MDVLQVEGLTKQFRVKRKRPGLAGSFASLFKSQWAEKTAVQGIDLNVREGETVAFLGPNGAGKSTTIKMLTGILYPTSGHARVLGLTPWKERQKLAFGIGTVFGQKSQLWYHLPPLDTFELISRIYELDRKDFFRRRDDLIERFSLGRHLQTPVRKLSLGERMRCEIAASFLHRPKLLFLDEPTIGLDVLVKQRIRELIAELNREEGTTVFLTSHDSGDIERLCRRAVVIHHGGIILDGPVERLKREVLQYKTVSLKLAEPAPAELELPGADILFADEYELRLSVDLTVTDMEKVLAILVSRLRIADVTIEDPPMEEIIKHIFARKNETEAGILRTET; from the coding sequence GTGGATGTTTTGCAGGTGGAAGGATTGACCAAACAGTTTCGCGTCAAGCGCAAACGGCCCGGCCTTGCGGGAAGCTTCGCTTCGCTGTTTAAGTCGCAGTGGGCGGAAAAAACGGCTGTCCAAGGCATTGACCTGAATGTGCGCGAAGGGGAAACGGTCGCGTTTCTCGGACCGAACGGCGCCGGCAAATCGACGACGATCAAAATGCTGACGGGCATTCTGTATCCGACGTCAGGCCATGCGCGGGTGCTTGGGCTTACGCCGTGGAAGGAAAGGCAAAAGCTCGCATTCGGGATCGGCACCGTGTTCGGCCAAAAGTCCCAGCTGTGGTACCATCTGCCGCCGCTCGATACTTTCGAGCTGATCAGCCGTATCTATGAGCTGGACCGCAAGGACTTTTTCCGGCGCCGCGACGATTTGATCGAACGCTTCTCGCTTGGCCGGCATTTGCAGACGCCGGTACGCAAGCTGTCGCTGGGCGAGCGGATGCGCTGCGAGATTGCGGCCTCTTTCCTGCACCGGCCGAAGCTGCTGTTTCTCGATGAGCCGACGATCGGACTCGACGTGCTTGTCAAGCAGCGCATCCGCGAGCTCATTGCGGAGCTGAACCGGGAGGAGGGTACAACCGTATTTCTCACTTCGCACGACTCCGGCGATATTGAGCGTCTTTGCCGGCGCGCCGTCGTCATTCACCATGGAGGCATCATTCTCGACGGTCCGGTGGAACGGCTGAAGCGCGAGGTGCTGCAGTATAAAACCGTTTCGCTTAAACTGGCGGAACCTGCTCCGGCGGAGCTGGAATTGCCCGGCGCCGACATTTTGTTTGCGGATGAGTATGAACTGCGGTTGTCGGTCGATTTGACGGTGACGGATATGGAGAAGGTGCTTGCGATTCTTGTCAGCCGGCTGCGGATTGCCGACGTGACGATCGAAGATCCGCCGATGGAGGAAATTATTAAACATATTTTCGCCCGCAAAAACGAAACGGAAGCGGGTATTCTCAGGACGGAAACTTAA